The Longimicrobium sp. genome contains the following window.
GCCACCGAGAAGCCGCTCGCCACCACGCGGCTGTGCAGCGCCTCCTCGATCACCCGCAGCGTGCCGTGCGACTTCTGCACGCACAGCACGCGCTCCAGCAGGTCGGGGTCCATGAAGCGGCTGAGGTACGCCGCCGCCTGGTACTCCCCGGGGCGCGCCCGCACGAAGCCGTCGGTCTCGCTGTGCAGGCCGTGCATGAGCGCGGTGGCCAGCCGCACGTGGTGCTCGTTGCCCGGGTCCAGCTTCAGGACGAGGCCGCTCTGCAGGTACTCGGTGAAGAGGGTGGCCGCCGCGCCCACCGGCCGCACGTCGCTGAAGATCGGGTCCAGCACGTCCTGCGGGTCGTGGTGGTCGATCACCGCCAGCGTGGGGACGCCGGCCGCCTTGAGCCGCTCGGTCAGGTGCGTGGTGGTCCCCTGGTTGTCGACGTAGACGGCCGCCGCGTACTGCTCCAGGTCGAGGTCCGGCTCGTAGCGGATCAGCCGGATCTCCAGCAGGTTCACCAGCGCCAGGTTCTCGGGGTGGCTGACGTGCCCGTCGTACACGATGTCGGCGTCGATGCCGAACACGCGGGCGATCTCGCGGTACGCCATCCCCGACGAGATGGCGTCGGGGTCGGGGAAGTCCTGGATGGCCACCACGTGCCGCTCCCCGCGCCGCGACTCCAGCAGCCGCGCCAGCTCCGTAACGGGCGAGGGCGCCGCCGCGGGAACCGCCGGCGCGCCCGGCTCCGCGGCCCCGGGCGGGGCCGAAATACCGGTCTGATCGTCCATGGGCCTCTTTCGCGTGCCTCCGGGTGCGGTGCGTCCACTTCGCGAGCGGCGTGCCAGACGGCATCCAGCGCGCCGGCGCTCGATTTCCGCCGCCGGGGCACACCCGGACGACGGATCGGAGCGCCGGGTCACGCGAAAAGATTTCGGGCTCGGGCGGATCGGCAGGCGCCGGACGCGAGCCGGACCGGGCCCCCTGTCGCGGGAGCCCGGCCCGGAAGACCGCGGAGTCTGCGCCGCAGCGCTACTTCCGGCGCCGCCTCGTCGCCCGGCGGACGGCCCGCTCGGCGCCGTGCTCGGCGGCCAAGGCGGCCACGCTGCTGAGCGCCGCCGACGCCGCGGTCCAGGCCAGCGAGCGCTTGCCCGCGAGCAGGGGCAGCCTGCGGCCGCGGAGCTTCCGCATCCCCTTCTCCATCACCTTCTCGGCCGCGAGCGTGGCCAGCCAGGCGGAGCCGCTCCCCACCGCCGGCAGCAGCATCTTCCGCATCAGCCTCTTCTTCATCGCATTCCCCTCCGCAGTGGGTCAACCGCTTGGAAGTGATTGTCAGTGCATGAGATAGGCCACGGCGAACGGACCGGCTGGAGGAACCGCGGGGGATCGGAAGGCGGCGTCGAGACCTGCACGGCCCGCCATCCACCAGATTCGTCGAGTAGATCCCTCGGGTCGCTACCGCGCCCTCGGGATGACAGCGGGAAGGGGGATCGGAGAGGCGTACTTTCGTACTTTCGCACTCACGCACTCACGCACTCACGCACTACCTCGCCTTCGCCACCTCGCGCGGCGGGAGGTTGGTGACGGCGTCGTGGAAGTAGAAGCCCTGGGTGAGGTGCACGCCGAGCTGCTTGACCGTCTGGTACTCCTCCTCGCGCTCCACGCCCTCGGCGATCACCTTGATGCCGTGGTCGGTGGCGAACTGCACCATGGTCTCCACCAGGTTCTGCTTCATGAAGTTGGCGTCGATCCCCGAGATCAGCGAGATGTCGAGCTTGATGAAGTCGGGCTCCAGGTTGGCGATGCTCCCCAGCCCCGCGTAGCCGCTCCCCGCGTCGTCCACCGCGAAGCGGAAGCCGCGGTCGCGGAACTCCTTCAGGTAGCCCTGGAACTTGGGGTAGTCGGTGATCGCCGTCCGCTCCGTGATCTCCAGCACGATGCGGCTGGGGTCCTCCACCCCCAGGTCGTCCACGTCCAGGTAGCGGAAGCTGGGGTCGCGGAAGTCGTGCGGGTCGATGTTGAGGAAGAGGAGCTGCCCCGGCTCCAGGTAGGTGTCGATCCCCTCGATCGCCTTCTTGCGGCACAGCCGCGACAGCTCCCAGATCAGGTTGGCCTCCTCGGCCACCCCGAAGAGCACCTCGGGCGAGCGCAGCGCGCGCTTGGCGCCGCGGGCCAGCGCCTCGTAGCCGTAGACCTCCTTCGTCGCCGTCACCACGATCGGGTGGTAGACGATGTAGACGGCCTCGTCGCGCAGCGTCTCCTTGAGGTCCGCCACCTTGCGGCTGCGCTCGCGGCTCTCCACCCCGCGCGCTGCGGCCGCCGCCTCGCGGATGCCGCGGTAGATGATGCGCTCGGGGCGCAGCTTGGGGTTGCGGAAGAGGGTGGCGCTGCCCACGTAGATCTCGAAGAGCCCCGCGATATCCTCGCCGTGCTCGGTCTCGATGCGGCCGTGCACGTGGGCCTCCAGCTCCTGCGCCATCTCGTTGATGCGGCGCTCGGCCTGGT
Protein-coding sequences here:
- a CDS encoding bifunctional oligoribonuclease/PAP phosphatase NrnA; the encoded protein is MDDQTGISAPPGAAEPGAPAVPAAAPSPVTELARLLESRRGERHVVAIQDFPDPDAISSGMAYREIARVFGIDADIVYDGHVSHPENLALVNLLEIRLIRYEPDLDLEQYAAAVYVDNQGTTTHLTERLKAAGVPTLAVIDHHDPQDVLDPIFSDVRPVGAAATLFTEYLQSGLVLKLDPGNEHHVRLATALMHGLHSETDGFVRARPGEYQAAAYLSRFMDPDLLERVLCVQKSHGTLRVIEEALHSRVVASGFSVAGVGYLRWADRDAIPQAADFLLTEENVHTSVVYGLLSDGQGREVVSGSLRTLKTTLRVDRFLKDALGEDRNGRPYGGGRSRAGGFEIDLGFLKGDGDDAEQRQMKWALFDRRIRRKLFRAAGVENLDEVCEPDGDDDED
- a CDS encoding EAL domain-containing protein is translated as MRIVGYVGDEALGQALADAAARLGAELTTINAGERHRAPNAEQLLPVLRTHPDVLLFEFRAELLDTVRAETRTRGICLLAACRGEDEARLAVRAGVEDWLLLPASADEVHARIWAVSARPNRTAVPQLTSEIADHLRYEELLYDRYTGFPTLPVMLERGREILEGRGRMTLLYIEFVRYSKLEEIYGWEKLDEVLQTTANAVREFYDRRRGDQESLLMVSHTGDDDFIFFTDFPEPVDQAERRINEMAQELEAHVHGRIETEHGEDIAGLFEIYVGSATLFRNPKLRPERIIYRGIREAAAAARGVESRERSRKVADLKETLRDEAVYIVYHPIVVTATKEVYGYEALARGAKRALRSPEVLFGVAEEANLIWELSRLCRKKAIEGIDTYLEPGQLLFLNIDPHDFRDPSFRYLDVDDLGVEDPSRIVLEITERTAITDYPKFQGYLKEFRDRGFRFAVDDAGSGYAGLGSIANLEPDFIKLDISLISGIDANFMKQNLVETMVQFATDHGIKVIAEGVEREEEYQTVKQLGVHLTQGFYFHDAVTNLPPREVAKAR